Part of the Thermococcus sp. 18S1 genome, GCCCTTAGGGAGCACGTTACGATCGAAGATGCCGAAAGGGTCGCGAAAGATGTCGGGGCGGAGATCTTTAAGTTCAAGCTTGGCAGGGGTATAATAGGCTCCCTCGCGGCAATTGGATATCCCCTTGAGCGCTTCACCTACGAACTGCTGGCTTACAGGGAGCCGGACGAGTGGGGAACGCCGAGAAAGGTCGATGCGAAGAGTGTTTTCGCCGCCGATCGCTGGAGCTATCCCTTCACCTACGACAACGTTGACCCCTACAAGAGGAGCGTCCTCATAACGCCCCACGGCAAGGACCCCGTTCTCGTGGGAATCAGGGGAATTGACAGAGGAAAGGTTCTCCAGACCTTCGAGCGGGTCGAGTTTGGCGAGCCCGTTGCCTTCTACCAGCTCTACAAGACGAACCAGAACACTGACGACCACCTTACTCCAAAGAAAATCGGCGAGCTGAAGCTCTACGACAGTGCGGTAGTCAAGGGCAGGGTCGCTGGCCCATACTGGGAGCGCGGGAGGCACGTTTTCTTCGAGCTGGAGGACGAGACCGGGAAAATTAGGGTGGCAGCCTTCGAGCCGACCAAGAAGTTCCGGAACTGGGTCAGGAAGCTCCTCCCTGGAGACGAGATAATCGCCGCCGGGGGCGTTAAGGAGCACGAGGGTGTCCTAACCCTCAACCTTGAGAAGTTCTATCCGGTGAGGCTCGTCCCCAAAATCGAGTACCGGAAACCCAAGTGCCCGAAGTGCGGGGGAACGATGAAGAGCAAGGGCGACTACCTCAAGTGCAAGCGCTGCGGCCATAAGATGCCGAAGAAGCTCATCCCAGTTGAAGTCCCGCGCGAACTGGAGAGGAAAATCTACGAAGTGCCGCCTGACGCGAGGAAGCACCTGTCGAGGCCTCTGGTTCTGCCGGGTGGGGAGGAGAAGATTCTGGAAGCGTTGGGAACTTTGAAATGATAATTCCGATTATCATAACCGTGATTATCATTCGGGCCAATAAAGGCCAAGTCTTCGTTGAGGTGAATGGGGAGCTACCCCATCTTTTACTTGGAGGACTTCTAACTCAAAACCATCTATACCCCCAGAGGCCAAGATATCTCGCAGCCAAGAAGACCACTCCTCCCAACCCTTCGCCATAGCCAGGGCCCTCGAGTACTCAGCCTTTTCTGCGGGGGCCATGAAGCGAGCCGAGTAAGATATCCTGAGACGGTCGATGAACTCCTCGAAAACCCGGAGGAGAACGCGCTTGAGATAGCCTACACGGTCAAGCTCCTCAGGCTGGTTCAGCGGGGTGACGTAGGGGGATAAAGGAATTCAGCCGAACCTTTGCAGTCTCACTGCAAAGAGATTTAAAAAAGAGCTTGCAGTGGTGGTGCAAACTACCCCTTCATCACCTTCCACACCAGCAGCGGGAAAACCAGCGTCGCGTCGGCCCATATCTCGACGTAGTCGGCCTTCGCCCGTATCTTGCCCCAGCTGACGCCTTCGCTCGGCGGTGCGCCGCTCAGCGAGCCGTCCCAGGGGA contains:
- the tiaS gene encoding tRNA(Ile2) 2-agmatinylcytidine synthetase TiaS; protein product: MLLHIGIDDTDSPNGMCTTYLGALLYREISRIAEPIDLPRLIRLNPNIPYKTRGNGAVAMTFEADEDTIQEIKDTVLFYVNQLSDFTHENTNPGVVFFEGEIPEELREFSLKALREHVTIEDAERVAKDVGAEIFKFKLGRGIIGSLAAIGYPLERFTYELLAYREPDEWGTPRKVDAKSVFAADRWSYPFTYDNVDPYKRSVLITPHGKDPVLVGIRGIDRGKVLQTFERVEFGEPVAFYQLYKTNQNTDDHLTPKKIGELKLYDSAVVKGRVAGPYWERGRHVFFELEDETGKIRVAAFEPTKKFRNWVRKLLPGDEIIAAGGVKEHEGVLTLNLEKFYPVRLVPKIEYRKPKCPKCGGTMKSKGDYLKCKRCGHKMPKKLIPVEVPRELERKIYEVPPDARKHLSRPLVLPGGEEKILEALGTLK